The genomic segment TATTAATAATGTTCATATAGAGGGTTGTGCCCGAAAACAGCACAATATATCTCTTTTTGCGTACAAAGTTATATAAAAATTTTGATAAACCAAGCAAGAATAAAGTTTTTTTTGTATTTTTGCACATTGAAACCGAAATGAAAATAGAATATGGCTAAAAATAAGCAATATTGTATGGGTATGGAGGTTGCAAATTGAATGAAGAATATATAAAAGTAGAATTAAGAATATAAAAACAATAGAATATGGAAGTATATTACACAGGCGTCATCATCGCCGTATCCACCTTTTTAATAATAGGTATCTTTCACCCTATCGTCATGAAGACGGAATATTATACGGGCACCCGCTATTGGTGGGTTTTCCTCGTTGCGGGTATCATCTGCATAGGAGCTGCCTTCTTGGTTGCCAACGTGCTCTTCTCTGCCATTCTGGGCGTAGTAGGTGCTTCATGCCTTTGGAGCATCGGTGAACTCTTCGAACAGAGACAACGCTGCGAGAAAGGCTGGTTCCCGAAGAATCCGAAAAGAATAGGAAAAGGATATTACAGGGACGAAGCGAAGAGTAAACATGAAAGTGTATAGGAAGAAAACGCCAACGAAATGAAGACAGAACTCATTCTGGTCGGAAAGACCGTAAACAAGCATTTCATTGCGGGCATCAAGGATTATGCCGAGCGCATCACTCATTACATGCCTTTCAACATAACAACCATTCCTGAGCTCAAGAACACCAAGAGTCTCAGCGAACAGCAGCAGAAGGAACGGGAAGGAGAACTGATTCTGAAACTCCTCCAGCCTTCGGATACCGTGGTGCTGATGGATGAACATGGACAGGAATTCCGAAGCATCGAATTTGCCAAATGGATAGAGCGCAAGCAGGCTACTGCCCGCAGGCTCGTCTTTGTCATCGGCGGACCTTACGGCTTTTCACAGTCTGTCTACGACCGCGCCAACGAGAAGATCTCCCTCTCCAAGATGACCTTCTCGCATCAGATGGTGCGCCTTATCTTTACCGAGGCGCTCTATCGCGCATGTACTATTATAAAAGGTGAGCCTTACCACCATGAATAAAGATAAAAAGGTAAAAAGCAAAAGAATATGCCAAAAGATAAATATATAGAAATAAAAGGGGCAAGAGCCAACAACCTCAAGAATATCGATGTGAAGATACCTCAGGGCAAGTTTGTTGCCATTACGGGTGTCTCCGGATCGGGAAAATCATCGTTGGCTTTTGATACCTTATATGCTGAGGGCCAGCGCCGCTATGTGGAGTCGCTCTCTTCGTACGCACGCCAGTTTCTGGGACGTATGAGCAAACCGGAATGTGATTTCATCAAGGGATTGCCACCTGCCATCGCCATCGAACAGAAAGTGATTTCGCGCAACCCACGCTCTACCGTGGGCACAAACACCGAAATCTACGAATACCTGCGACTGCTCTACGCACGCATCGGAAAAACCTATTCGCCTATCAGCGGACAGGAGGTGAAACGCCATACTACCGAAGATGTACTCGCCTGTACCCGACAGTATTCCAAGGGCACCAGGTTTGTCATCCTCGCCCCTATCCACGTCATCGAAGGGCGCAGTCTGGGCAAACAGCTGGAGATGTACAACCAGGAAGGTTACGCGCGTATATATATAAAAGGTGAATTCGTACGCATCGAAGACTTCATGGAGCAGGCTGACAAGGATCTGCTGGAAGTAAGCGGCGACAAACTGAGAAAGAGAATGCAGCAGAAGGATGAAGAAATCTTCCTGGTCATCGACCGTGCTTCGGTAAGCGATGAGAAGGATGACATCAGCCGACTGATGGATTCTGCCGAAACTGCCTTCTATGAGGGCGATGGAGCCTGCCGCCTCGTTTTCCTGCCAAGCAACATCTGCTACGACTTCTCTACCCGGTTCGAAGCTGACGGCATGCAGTTTGAAGAGCCTACCGACAACATGTTTGCCTTCAATTCTCCTCTCGGAGCCTGCCCTACCTGCGAAGGTTTTGGCAGCATAATAGGCATCGACGAGAAACTCGTCATCCCGAACACTTCGATGAGCGTATATGACGGATGTGTGGTTTGCTGGCGAGGCGAAAAGATGGGTATGTGGCTCAAGGAGTTCATACGCAGAGCTGCAGAATACGACTTCCCTATCTTCAAGCCTTATTTCGAACTGACTCAGCAGCAGAAGGACTGGCTGTGGCACGGTCTGCCTGGCGAGAAGAAACGTAAACAGCAGGAAAGGGTGAGCATCGATGAGTTCTTCAGAATGGTAAAGGAGAACCAGTACAAGATACAATACCGCGTGATGCTGAGCCGATTCCGTGGAAAGACGATTTGTCCTGACTGCCATGGTACCCGACTCAAGAAGGAAGCCAACTATGTAAAGATTGGCGGAAAGAGCATCACCGAACTGGTTGAGATGTCGATTGTAAACCTTAGCGAATGGTTCAAGAAGCTGGAACTCTCTGAGCATGAGAAGGAAATCAGCAAGCGTCTGCTCACCGAAATCACCCACCGCCTGCAGTTCCTCCTGAATGTTGGTCTGGGTTATCTTACGCTCAACCGAATCTCCAACACCCTCTCCGGCGGTGAGAGTCAGCGCATCAACCTGACCACCAACCTGGGCTCATCGCTCGTAGGTAGCGTATATATCCTCGATGAACCTAGTATCGGACTCCATAGCCGCGATACCGCCCGACTGATTAAGGTGCTGAAAGAACTGCAGCAACTGGGCAATACGGTGGTTGTGGTAGAACACGACGAAGAGATTATGCGGGCTGCCGACTATCTCATCGATATCGGTCCAGATGCCGGCAGACTGGGCGGAAGAGTGGTCTACGCCGGTCCGTCATCAGAATATTCAACCACCGATAAGGCTGAACAGGAAAAGCTGCTGGCTGAATATCCGGAGAGTTATACCATCAAGTACCTGACCCACAACGAGGAGATAAAGGCGCCAACGAGCCACCGTGCCTGGAACCAGTATATCGAAATCAAAGGAGCCCGGATGAACAATCTGCGCGGCATTGATGTTAAGATACCGCTCAACGTATTCACCTGCGTAACCGGCGTATCAGGCTCAGGCAAGAGTTCGCTCATCAAGGGAATCCTCTATCCTGCCATGCGTCGCCGTCTGGACCTCGTAGCAGATGCACCAGGCGAATATGCATCGATGGAAGGCGACTGGAAGAGCATCAGTCATGTAGAGTTTGTTGACCAGAACCCTATCGGAAAGAGTACCCGCAGCAACCCTGCCACTTATCTGAAGGCATACGATGCGATACGTGCCCTCTTTGCCAACCAGCCACTGGCTAAGCAGATGGGATTCACGCCCCAGTACTTCTCTTTCAATACTGAAGGCGGAAGATGCGAGGAATGTAAGGGTGCGGGATATGTTACCATCGAGATGCAGTTTATGGCAGACCTCACGCTGACCTGCGAGGCTTGTAAGGGCAAGCGGTTCAAGCACGATATCCTGGAGGTTCGCTATGGCGGAAAAGACGTCAATGATGTGCTGAACATGACGGTAAATGAGGCCATTGAGTTCTTCAGCGATGAAAAGTTGCAGCGCAACGAGGGCGACTTTGACAACTGCCGCATCATCGTAAACCGCCTGAAGCCGCTTCAGGATGTGGGTCTGGGTTATATCAAGCTCGGTCAGAATTCAAGTTCGCTTTCGGGTGGTGAGAATCAGCGTGTAAAGCTCGCCTTCTTCATAGGTAAGGAGGAACAGGAGCCTACGTTCTTCATCTTCGACGAGCCTACCACGGGTCTTCACTTCCACGACATCAAGCGCCTGCTCCATGCCTTCAATGCCCTGATAGAAAGGGGCCATTCGCTGGTAGTGATTGAGCACAATCTGGATGTCATCAAGTGTGCCGACTATATCATCGACCTCGGTCCTGAAGGCGGCGACAAAGGCGGCAATCTTGTTGTAGCCGGAACTCCGGAAGAAGTAGCTGCCTGCAAGGCAAGCCTTACCGGAAAGTTCTTGCGTTAAGAGTTAGGGATATAAAAAAACTGTGTCAAGTTACAACCAAAGTAATTTGACACAGTTTACTTTTGCAACCTCATCGAGTATCAGCGACAATTTCTCTTATAAATGCTTTCAATATCTTGGTATTCAGTCACAAACGAGACACAAGATACATTACAAACCACGTAAGGTAAAGGATAAGTACCCCAACCTCATTTATTCCACGTGGGACACGGTAGACAGACCTCGACAAGTTATATCGTCTCTGACATGACAGTCATCAAATACTCTTGGTTCTTCTTTGAGTTGACCATGTATTTCGATGTCTTTACGAAAGAAATCCTAACGTGGCATGTGGCTGAGAGACGTGGACATAGAGACCAGTACATTGATGGGCTAAATGATGTCATCAACCTGTTGAAGGGCACAGATGAGCCAACTGTTCTTCATACGGACCAAGGTAGCGTATATGCTTCGCTCGCCTATAATGAGCTGATAAAGGACACGTTGATTGTGAGGTCTATGTCCAGGGCAGGAAAGCCTACAGACAACCCTGTGAACGAATCCCTGAACGGATGGATAAAAGAGGAATTGTTCATAGACTTCAAGATTGAGACATGTAATTCAAGAGAGGAATTCGAGGAGGCCTTGGACGCATACGTGGATTATTACAATGAGAAAAATAAAGAATAATGTTCACTTTTATAAAGAAAAACTTGCAAATATGGATGAGATTGTCTACTTTTGCAAATGAAAAGGAACGAAATTTGATAGATATGTGTACTTTTAAAAATATAAATAATTAATAATCATTTTTTGTGTCCACTTTGGGGAACTGCTACAAATGAAAGGCTGCTAAGGACAATTGAGACCCTCCTGACCTGAAAGCATAACAGAAAGTTCCTCATAAAAGTGTATATGTAGCCATAAAAGTCCCTCATAAAAGTGTGTTAATCTTTCAAAAAGTCCCTCATAAAAATGTGATATATTTTACTATTTCATTAATTTTCAGTATTTTTGCAGCAAAAAAGCAATATATGGAAAGATTTATCATGCAAGACCTCATTGCTTGGAAAAACAGAGAGGATAGAAAACCCCTTATTCTGTTGGGAGCAAGACAAGTTGGCAAAACTTATATCTTGAAGGAATTTGGGCAACGTGAGTTTGAAAATGTGGCCTACATTAACTGTGACAACAATGCCATGGCTAAGGATTTGTTTGCTTCAGACTATAATATAGATCGCATCCTTCTCACCATCGGAGCTATTACTGGTGTTAATATAGAAGCCGGCAAGACCCTCATCATTATGGATGAAATACAGGAGTTGTATCGTGGACTTGCCTCGTTGAAGTATTTCTGTGAAAATGCACGGGAGTATCATGTGGCAGTAGCCGGTTCCCTTCTCGGCTTGTCTCTTCATCAGGGAGAATCCTATCCTGTGGGAAAGGTTAACACCCTGGAAATGTATCCGATGACATTCGAGGAGTTTCTGTGGGCACGTGGTTTCAAGCAGCGTATGGATCTGCTGCAGCATGGAATGTGGGATGTGGTAAAATCGCTCAGAACACTCTATATTCAGCATCTTCGTGAATATTACCTTGTTGGCGGTATGCCCGAAGCCGTAAATAAGTTCATAGAAACCAATGATGCAAATGCCGTAAGGGAAGTACAGGAGGAAATTATTCGGGCCTACGAAAAAGACATTTCCAAGCATGCACCAAAAGAGCAGGTAGTAAGAATCAACCAGGTATTGAACTCCATCCCTTCCCAACTAGCCAAAGAGAATAAAAAGTTCATCTATGGTATTGTAAAACAAGGTGCCAGAGCCAAGGATTATGAGTTGGCAATCCAATGGCTCATAGATGCAGGACTGGTATATAAAATCAGTAGGGTGAAGACTTTGGGGCTTCCTCTGAAGATTCATGAGGATATCAGTGCCTTCAAATTGTATCTCTTGGATTGTGGACTGCTGGGGGCTATGAGTAAAACTCCGCCAGCCTTGCTTCTGCTTCCTAGTAATGACAATACCGGGAAAGGTGATTTTACGGAAAACTTCGTTTGCTGCCAGCTGGAATCGCTGCACCAGATTCCTATATATTATTATAGTAAGGAAAACAGCCAGTTGGAACTTGACTTTGTTATTCAGGTAGGAATGCAGGTCATACCGGTAGAAGTAAAGGCAGAGGAGAATCTTCAGTCAAAGTCTTTGAAAATGACTATTGCCAAAAATCCCGGCATGAAAGGCCTGCGCTTTTCGATGAGCGACTATCGGGAACAGGACGATATTACCAATGTACCATTATATGGTGCAAGAGGATATTTGGAAACATACAACTGAAACAAATTTTGGATATCAGGCATTCATCTGAAATTCCACCCGCACAGGGTGAAAATACGATATCTGTGGAATCCGACAACCGCCGGATTCCACTTTTTAATTTAAAAATCCAATTCAAAAGTATTATTTATTAAAAAAGTAACTATCATCGAAGGCTGCTTCGATAAGGCGTTGCTTCACTCGGGCGTATTCTGCCGAGTCTTCGATAAAGTACCGAAGAGCAGAAACAACCCTCACATAAACACTGAGCCGATAATCGCCCTTACCCTTTTAGATTGCAAAAATGTTTTCCTTATGCATCCCAGCATAAAACATCAGATCAGAACCAGATACATGATGGTTCTTCATCACTTCACTCAGAACAACACCGAAACGGCTGTTGTCTGCTTCAAAATTAACAATCTTCATTACTTAATTTTTTAAAATTGTTTATAATTATTGTATACGAGTTCCCACTACGGGAACTCTTTTTTATTTTCTTTTTATTATCTTTGCACCATGTAAAACAGATTCAACAATCTGCTTACCTATAAGGAAACGAATAACCGATACATATATTGTATAAACAATATAAAATTTTTAGGAGATTATGAACATAACAACATTCAGCAACATGGCCAGCAAGATTCCTTCACCTGGCCAGTTGGAAGGCCTGGTAACCTTCATGAAGGAAGATGAGAAACTCAGGTTTTTCACCGAGTCTTACCGGAAAACAGGGAATAAGTCGTACAAGCACGATGCACCCCTCTTCGCCGTAGCCTGCATCTTCGAAGGCGGAAAAGGCAAGGACAACATCCGGAGCCTCACACATCTGTCACTGGTCGACTTCGACCACATCACAGAAAAACCGGATGACGGCACCCTGCGCTCGCTCAAAGAGAGAATCTGCCACGATGCCCACACCCTGCTCTGCTACGTTACCATGAGCGGCAACGGACTGCGCGTCATCTACCGCTACGAAGGCGATGATTATCCCGCCGCCTTCGCCATGGGAAACGACTACTACGCGCATCTCATCGGCAAGGAAAGCGATCCGCTCTGCAAGAACATCACAAGGCTCAGCGGACTCGCCTACGACCCCGAAGTCTATTTCAATCCTGAAGCCACAGCCTTCAGCGCCGAGGAAATCAGCCATTTCCATTCCGCTACGCTCAAGACCGCACAGAAGAAAAAGAAACAGGAACGCATCGCCGACTACTACGAGCAGATTGTCAAACCCAAGCTGGAAAACGAAAAAATCAGGTACGAACCCGGCAACCACAACCAGTATGTGATGCGGGTGGGCTACATGATGGCAAAGAAACGGTACGACAGGAAAGAAGCCACCCAGTGGGCTATCAGGCAGTTTCCCGAATACGACGACGTAGAACAGGTATTCAAATCGTGCTACGACAACACCACTCACCCACAGAAGGCGAAGGCAGAAACCGGAAAGATTCCCTATGCCACCGTAGATGAAATCAAAGACTTCCTCGACGGACATATCAAACTCCGCTTCAACCTCATCACCCTGCGCTACGAGTATCTGAAGGGGAAATGGCGAATCCTCCAGGACCGCGATCTGAATACGCAATGGAGCAACATGTCGCTAACCGCAAGGGTGAGCAAGAGCGACATGATCAATGTCATCGAGAGCGACTATACCCCGCCCTACAATCCCTTCACCGATTATCTGGAGAATCTCCCACCCTGGCAGGAAGGCGACAAGGACTATATTGCCGAACTCGCTGCCACGGTAAAGATGAAGGGAGACCCCGTGATGCCCTTCTGTGAAGCCCTCAGGAAATGGCTCGTGGCGATGATAGCAGGATGGATAGACGAAGGTGCCGTCAACAATGTCATCCTGGTGTTCATCGGCAGACAGGGCGCCTACAAGACCACCTGGTTCAACTATCTCCTGCCGCCTGAACTGAAGCAATACTTCTATACGAAGGCGAATGCCAGGCGCATGACGAAGGATGATATCATCGCCCTTTCGCAGTATGCACTCATCTGTTATGAAGAGCTCGACACGATGAGTCCGTCGGAACTGAACCAGCTGAAGGCTGTGGTAACGATGCAGTATACCAACGAAAGGGCGGCATACGGCCATTATGCCGAGCAGCGCAAACATATCAACACCTTCTGCGGCACGGGCAACAATCCCGAGTTTTTGAGCGACCCTACCGGTAACCGTCGCTGGCTGCCCTACGAGATAGAGAGCATCCTCTCACCCCGTGAGCATCCGTTCAATTACGAAGGCATCTACGCCCAGGCTTACGCCCTCTACAAGAGTGATTTCCGCTATTGGTTCACCGATGAGGAGATAGAAAAGCAGAACCGGCACAACCGCGCTTTTGAGGCGCCCCGACTAGAACAGGAACTTGTGGATCTCTACTTCCGAAAGCCAACGGAGGCGGAGACAGGGGAGTTCGTGTCCATAGCCAGAGCGATGCAGATCATCAGTTGCAACATCTCCCAGAAGCTGAGCAGCACCAAGCTGGGCAGAGCTTTCAATGATCTCGGATTCGAAAAGATGCGCACCACCTACAACCGTGGTTACAGGGCGATTATCCGTACTGCCGAGGAAATCAAGGCATACCAGGTATCCCTCTGCATCAACTCGCAGCATTCCGATGATGATGCCCCGTTCTAGCCGTTCCCAAGCCATCGGTTCCAACTGGTCAGATTATGACACTATGACACTTATGACACTAGTTTTTCAACTTTTCGCCTCGCACGCGGGCAGGCAGGAACTTTCGGCCTGATTTTTCCTACCTGCCCGCGCGAGAGCAAATCTTCAGAATTCACTGTCATAAGTGTCATGTGTCATAGCAAAGCCAGTTACTTCCGAAACGGAAACCAAAGACTTACGGTGCAAAAGTCAGAGACTTATGGTTCAAAAGCCAGAGACTTACGATGAAAAAGTCAGAGACTTACGATGCAAAAGTCAGTAGCTTATGAACCGCATCCTCATTCATAACCCTCATAAAAATCAAACAAAACTATGGATTTAAGAAGTTATACCAAGCAAGAGCTAGCTCTTCTGTATTTTCCCGATGCTACTCCAGCGGTAGCCAGTGCTCACCTGATGCGATGGATCCAGCGCATCCCCGACCTTCTCCAGAAGCTCGCCGCCACCGGTTACGGCAAGAACTGCAAGGAGTTCACCCCGATGCAAGTCTCCTACATCCTCTACTTCCTCGGTGAACCCTAACCCTGTTCCTACTAATCTGAAAATGAACCAACAAAAGGTACTTCTACCTGAAGACATCATGCAATAGGGAAAAGGGTCTATACACCCTTTTGTCGAGGTGTATAGACCCTTGTCAACCAAGTTAATTGCAGATTTACTATATTATTCGGGCTTTGTATCAAAGAAACCGATGAACCAGACCTTATAAGGAGAATGAAAATTGAGGCGAGTTAAGTTAAAGGCATGCATAACAGTCTGCAGCCTCCTCTCGTGCTTTAGCAAAGTCTATTTGAGCCTTTGCTTCCATTTCTTTTTTACGTCTAACCATATCTCGTAATACAGCAATTGCTTCTTCACGAGTTTTAATTTTTAAAGCCATACTTATTCATTTTAAAGTTCTACTTCTTGTTGGTTGCAAAGATAAGCTTTTATTTTGAAAATGCAAAGAAAACGGGAGAAAAGTTTCGGGAAAATTTGGATTCCCGTATTTTAAAAGATAAAAGATAGCCATTCCATGCCACAAATGAAGGGTCTATACGCCACCTTTTCTTCGTGGTATATAGACCCTTGTCAACCAAGTTAATTGCAGATTTACTACTATTATTCGGGCTTTGTATCAAAGAAACCAATAAACCAGACTCTAGTGTCTCCCATATGGATTGGGAATTCTTTACTATTTCATTTTCTACTCAGGGTTTCTACAATTCCTTTACGGTAAATTTCGCCTTGCTATTGTATACGGTGGCATCATTATTGGATAAACCAAGGCGTTCCATGATCTCTGCGGTGGTTCGAGGAACTGAACAGAAATTGACTATATCCCTTTGCTTATTAGACAATGACACTTTTGGAGTGTCAGAGTGTCTAAGTCGAGTGTCAGAGTCATTCTCAGAAGTGTCATGGTCGGTGTCATTATGCCATGCATGGCGTTAGGGATCCGTTAGGCGTTCCTGCGGACTTGCGTATCTCCCTAACGCCTAGCGGACTTGCAAAGCTTGAGTCATTTTCTTCTTCTCCTAGGGATTTCAACCGTAGGCTCATAAGCTTTCAATCCTTCATCACCAGTAAAGATTTC from the Segatella copri genome contains:
- a CDS encoding DDE-type integrase/transposase/recombinase, translating into MGHGRQTSTSYIVSDMTVIKYSWFFFELTMYFDVFTKEILTWHVAERRGHRDQYIDGLNDVINLLKGTDEPTVLHTDQGSVYASLAYNELIKDTLIVRSMSRAGKPTDNPVNESLNGWIKEELFIDFKIETCNSREEFEEALDAYVDYYNEKNKE
- a CDS encoding VapE domain-containing protein gives rise to the protein MNITTFSNMASKIPSPGQLEGLVTFMKEDEKLRFFTESYRKTGNKSYKHDAPLFAVACIFEGGKGKDNIRSLTHLSLVDFDHITEKPDDGTLRSLKERICHDAHTLLCYVTMSGNGLRVIYRYEGDDYPAAFAMGNDYYAHLIGKESDPLCKNITRLSGLAYDPEVYFNPEATAFSAEEISHFHSATLKTAQKKKKQERIADYYEQIVKPKLENEKIRYEPGNHNQYVMRVGYMMAKKRYDRKEATQWAIRQFPEYDDVEQVFKSCYDNTTHPQKAKAETGKIPYATVDEIKDFLDGHIKLRFNLITLRYEYLKGKWRILQDRDLNTQWSNMSLTARVSKSDMINVIESDYTPPYNPFTDYLENLPPWQEGDKDYIAELAATVKMKGDPVMPFCEALRKWLVAMIAGWIDEGAVNNVILVFIGRQGAYKTTWFNYLLPPELKQYFYTKANARRMTKDDIIALSQYALICYEELDTMSPSELNQLKAVVTMQYTNERAAYGHYAEQRKHINTFCGTGNNPEFLSDPTGNRRWLPYEIESILSPREHPFNYEGIYAQAYALYKSDFRYWFTDEEIEKQNRHNRAFEAPRLEQELVDLYFRKPTEAETGEFVSIARAMQIISCNISQKLSSTKLGRAFNDLGFEKMRTTYNRGYRAIIRTAEEIKAYQVSLCINSQHSDDDAPF
- the rlmH gene encoding 23S rRNA (pseudouridine(1915)-N(3))-methyltransferase RlmH; protein product: MKTELILVGKTVNKHFIAGIKDYAERITHYMPFNITTIPELKNTKSLSEQQQKEREGELILKLLQPSDTVVLMDEHGQEFRSIEFAKWIERKQATARRLVFVIGGPYGFSQSVYDRANEKISLSKMTFSHQMVRLIFTEALYRACTIIKGEPYHHE
- a CDS encoding DUF4491 family protein, which produces MEVYYTGVIIAVSTFLIIGIFHPIVMKTEYYTGTRYWWVFLVAGIICIGAAFLVANVLFSAILGVVGASCLWSIGELFEQRQRCEKGWFPKNPKRIGKGYYRDEAKSKHESV
- a CDS encoding ATP-binding protein, coding for MERFIMQDLIAWKNREDRKPLILLGARQVGKTYILKEFGQREFENVAYINCDNNAMAKDLFASDYNIDRILLTIGAITGVNIEAGKTLIIMDEIQELYRGLASLKYFCENAREYHVAVAGSLLGLSLHQGESYPVGKVNTLEMYPMTFEEFLWARGFKQRMDLLQHGMWDVVKSLRTLYIQHLREYYLVGGMPEAVNKFIETNDANAVREVQEEIIRAYEKDISKHAPKEQVVRINQVLNSIPSQLAKENKKFIYGIVKQGARAKDYELAIQWLIDAGLVYKISRVKTLGLPLKIHEDISAFKLYLLDCGLLGAMSKTPPALLLLPSNDNTGKGDFTENFVCCQLESLHQIPIYYYSKENSQLELDFVIQVGMQVIPVEVKAEENLQSKSLKMTIAKNPGMKGLRFSMSDYREQDDITNVPLYGARGYLETYN
- a CDS encoding DUF4248 domain-containing protein; amino-acid sequence: MDLRSYTKQELALLYFPDATPAVASAHLMRWIQRIPDLLQKLAATGYGKNCKEFTPMQVSYILYFLGEP
- the uvrA gene encoding excinuclease ABC subunit UvrA, whose product is MPKDKYIEIKGARANNLKNIDVKIPQGKFVAITGVSGSGKSSLAFDTLYAEGQRRYVESLSSYARQFLGRMSKPECDFIKGLPPAIAIEQKVISRNPRSTVGTNTEIYEYLRLLYARIGKTYSPISGQEVKRHTTEDVLACTRQYSKGTRFVILAPIHVIEGRSLGKQLEMYNQEGYARIYIKGEFVRIEDFMEQADKDLLEVSGDKLRKRMQQKDEEIFLVIDRASVSDEKDDISRLMDSAETAFYEGDGACRLVFLPSNICYDFSTRFEADGMQFEEPTDNMFAFNSPLGACPTCEGFGSIIGIDEKLVIPNTSMSVYDGCVVCWRGEKMGMWLKEFIRRAAEYDFPIFKPYFELTQQQKDWLWHGLPGEKKRKQQERVSIDEFFRMVKENQYKIQYRVMLSRFRGKTICPDCHGTRLKKEANYVKIGGKSITELVEMSIVNLSEWFKKLELSEHEKEISKRLLTEITHRLQFLLNVGLGYLTLNRISNTLSGGESQRINLTTNLGSSLVGSVYILDEPSIGLHSRDTARLIKVLKELQQLGNTVVVVEHDEEIMRAADYLIDIGPDAGRLGGRVVYAGPSSEYSTTDKAEQEKLLAEYPESYTIKYLTHNEEIKAPTSHRAWNQYIEIKGARMNNLRGIDVKIPLNVFTCVTGVSGSGKSSLIKGILYPAMRRRLDLVADAPGEYASMEGDWKSISHVEFVDQNPIGKSTRSNPATYLKAYDAIRALFANQPLAKQMGFTPQYFSFNTEGGRCEECKGAGYVTIEMQFMADLTLTCEACKGKRFKHDILEVRYGGKDVNDVLNMTVNEAIEFFSDEKLQRNEGDFDNCRIIVNRLKPLQDVGLGYIKLGQNSSSLSGGENQRVKLAFFIGKEEQEPTFFIFDEPTTGLHFHDIKRLLHAFNALIERGHSLVVIEHNLDVIKCADYIIDLGPEGGDKGGNLVVAGTPEEVAACKASLTGKFLR